One genomic window of Clostridioides sp. ES-S-0054-01 includes the following:
- a CDS encoding Crp/Fnr family transcriptional regulator has product MSKLKDYNIDKLMIFNNLCTKTKNQLKEKAKLKRLQKKEILFYEKDSLDSVYILLEGKVSIFKISENGERKVIFILNTGEIINDITFDSSKNSTVGCEAFENSIIAYYSIEEFLEIMQSDFQLTKDIISYMERRIRRLYRQLKNSISIKVDKKLAAKLYRLSKEFGICCGEWTLLNVNITVTYLADMLGCKRETVSRMIKVLQKEELIKIDNKGFYVKEIELSRYFKNN; this is encoded by the coding sequence ATGTCTAAATTAAAAGATTATAATATTGATAAATTAATGATTTTTAATAATTTATGTACTAAAACGAAGAATCAACTTAAGGAAAAAGCTAAACTAAAAAGATTACAAAAGAAAGAAATTTTATTTTATGAAAAAGATAGCTTAGACAGTGTTTATATACTTTTAGAAGGAAAGGTATCTATTTTTAAGATAAGTGAAAATGGTGAGAGAAAGGTAATTTTCATTTTAAATACTGGTGAAATCATAAATGATATTACCTTTGACTCTTCTAAAAATTCTACTGTTGGATGTGAGGCATTTGAAAACTCAATTATAGCTTATTACAGTATTGAAGAATTCTTAGAAATTATGCAAAGTGATTTTCAACTTACAAAAGATATTATTTCTTATATGGAAAGAAGAATAAGACGTTTATATAGGCAGTTAAAAAATTCTATATCTATAAAAGTAGATAAAAAACTTGCAGCAAAATTATATAGATTAAGTAAAGAATTTGGGATTTGTTGTGGAGAATGGACTTTACTAAATGTAAATATTACAGTTACATATTTAGCTGATATGCTTGGTTGTAAAAGAGAGACTGTTTCCAGAATGATAAAAGTATTGCAAAAAGAAGAACTTATTAAGATTGACAATAAAGGTTTTTATGTTAAAGAAATTGAGTTATCAAGATACTTTAAAAATAATTAA
- a CDS encoding YhcH/YjgK/YiaL family protein, translated as MIFGNINHSKTYSTLHEDLLRCFKYAKENSLIDYEKGTYTIDSDDIFVNIVEYKTCEKEERFWEAHKKYIDVHLMLDGCERIDINFIENLEQKIYEEEGDFLPLDGKNNGYVELRKGDFLVCYPEDAHMTAIKVLEKENIKKAIFKVLVR; from the coding sequence ATGATATTTGGAAATATAAATCATAGTAAGACATATTCAACATTACATGAAGATTTACTTAGATGTTTTAAATATGCTAAAGAGAATTCATTGATAGATTATGAAAAAGGTACTTATACAATAGATAGTGATGATATTTTTGTAAATATTGTAGAGTATAAAACTTGTGAAAAAGAAGAAAGATTCTGGGAAGCTCATAAGAAGTATATAGATGTTCATTTGATGCTTGACGGGTGTGAACGAATAGACATAAATTTTATAGAAAATTTAGAACAAAAAATATATGAAGAAGAGGGAGATTTTTTACCTCTTGATGGTAAAAACAATGGATATGTTGAACTTAGAAAAGGTGATTTTTTAGTTTGTTATCCAGAAGATGCTCATATGACAGCGATAAAAGTTTTAGAAAAAGAAAATATTAAAAAAGCTATTTTTAAGGTTTTGGTTAGATAA
- a CDS encoding ROK family protein, protein MKNYVCIDVGGTSIKYGFIREDGLIIDKSSLDTEAKEKGGEGILSKIKQIVKKYIKENEISGICISTAGMVDPVEGKIIFALEELIPNYKGMELKKEVEKEFNIKCEVENDVNCAGLGEMWLGAGKSATSSICLTIGTGIGGCVIINNKLINGFSNSAGEVGYMNINGSSFQELASTSSLIKKVAKIKNLNENDLNGKIIFDLAKNNDEDCLKELDNMIKSLAVGIANICYVINPEVVILGGGIMAQEKFLKPKIDKALKEVLIDRIYKNTNVEFAKRQNDAGMLGALYNFLNKI, encoded by the coding sequence ATGAAAAATTACGTTTGTATAGATGTTGGAGGTACTTCAATAAAATATGGATTTATTAGAGAAGATGGATTAATAATTGATAAATCAAGTCTAGATACTGAAGCAAAAGAAAAAGGTGGAGAAGGAATATTATCTAAAATAAAACAGATAGTAAAAAAATATATAAAAGAAAATGAAATAAGTGGTATATGTATATCAACTGCAGGTATGGTTGACCCAGTTGAAGGTAAGATAATATTTGCATTAGAAGAGTTAATTCCAAACTATAAGGGTATGGAGTTAAAAAAAGAGGTGGAAAAAGAGTTTAATATAAAATGTGAAGTTGAAAATGATGTTAATTGTGCTGGACTTGGTGAAATGTGGCTTGGAGCAGGTAAAAGTGCAACATCTTCTATATGTTTAACAATAGGTACTGGAATTGGTGGATGTGTTATAATAAATAATAAACTGATAAATGGGTTTAGTAATAGTGCTGGCGAAGTAGGGTATATGAATATAAATGGAAGTTCTTTTCAAGAATTAGCGTCTACTAGTAGTTTAATTAAAAAAGTAGCAAAAATAAAGAATTTAAATGAAAATGATTTAAATGGAAAAATAATTTTTGATTTGGCAAAGAATAATGATGAAGATTGTTTAAAAGAACTCGATAATATGATAAAATCATTAGCAGTTGGAATTGCAAATATATGTTATGTAATAAATCCAGAAGTAGTAATTTTAGGTGGTGGAATTATGGCACAAGAAAAGTTCCTCAAACCAAAAATAGACAAAGCATTAAAGGAGGTTCTTATAGACAGAATTTACAAAAATACTAATGTAGAATTTGCAAAGAGACAAAATGATGCAGGAATGCTTGGAGCATTATATAATTTTTTGAACAAAATATAA
- a CDS encoding MurR/RpiR family transcriptional regulator has translation MSILEQLESPTFKVTKSDKLLIAYIKENIEDVFYKPISQIAKESNIGEATITRFVKKMNFNGLQDFKVTLAQEISTINKKNIINKNIQNDEPALDTAKKLLSSNITTLENTVEIINSADVHDCARLIINAKKVYFIGIGYSGIIAQDSNYKFMRIGLNCVSFDSSHTMIMMSSIMEEGDLIVAISHSGETAEIIKTVKLARANNAKIISITENKNSELKDISDVHLSYVSGETVLETGSVSSKLAQFFIIDLVYTQVVKELSNKAIERKIKTTNAIKLFKNE, from the coding sequence ATGAGTATTTTAGAACAATTGGAATCACCAACTTTTAAAGTCACAAAATCAGATAAATTATTGATAGCTTATATAAAAGAAAATATAGAAGATGTATTTTATAAGCCAATATCACAAATAGCTAAAGAGAGCAATATTGGTGAAGCAACTATAACTAGATTTGTAAAAAAAATGAATTTTAATGGATTGCAGGATTTTAAAGTTACTTTAGCGCAAGAGATATCAACCATCAATAAAAAGAACATTATAAACAAAAACATACAAAATGATGAGCCAGCTTTGGATACAGCAAAGAAACTTTTAAGCTCAAATATAACCACTTTAGAGAATACTGTAGAGATAATTAATAGTGCTGATGTTCATGATTGTGCAAGGCTTATAATAAATGCAAAGAAAGTTTACTTTATAGGTATTGGATATTCTGGTATAATAGCACAGGATTCAAACTATAAATTTATGAGAATAGGACTTAATTGTGTAAGTTTTGATAGTAGTCATACGATGATAATGATGTCTTCCATAATGGAAGAGGGAGATTTAATAGTGGCAATTTCACATTCTGGTGAAACTGCGGAAATTATAAAAACTGTAAAACTTGCAAGAGCTAATAATGCTAAAATTATATCGATTACTGAAAATAAAAATTCTGAGTTAAAGGATATTTCAGATGTACACTTATCTTATGTATCAGGAGAAACTGTACTAGAGACTGGTTCAGTATCTTCTAAATTAGCACAATTTTTCATTATTGATTTAGTATATACACAGGTAGTAAAAGAACTTTCTAATAAAGCTATTGAAAGAAAAATTAAGACTACAAATGCTATAAAATTGTTTAAAAATGAATAA